A genomic window from Candidatus Andeanibacterium colombiense includes:
- a CDS encoding GIY-YIG nuclease family protein, which produces MEKYGAVYIMASKRNGTLYIGVTSDLPGRVWQHREGLVEGFTKKYGCKMLVWYTLSESIEAAIRREKQMKEWRRAWKLRVIEEMNPGWDDLFESIC; this is translated from the coding sequence ATGGAAAAATACGGCGCTGTCTACATCATGGCCAGCAAGCGCAACGGAACGCTCTATATCGGCGTCACCAGCGATCTGCCCGGCCGGGTGTGGCAGCACCGGGAAGGTCTCGTCGAGGGCTTCACCAAGAAATACGGTTGCAAGATGCTCGTCTGGTACACGCTTTCAGAAAGCATCGAAGCGGCCATTCGGCGCGAGAAGCAGATGAAGGAATGGCGGCGCGCCTGGAAGCTGCGCGTCATTGAAGAAATGAACCCTGGCTGGGACGATCTGTTCGAGTCGATTTGCTGA
- the mdh gene encoding malate dehydrogenase yields MARKKIALIGAGNIGGTLAHLAAKKELGDIVLFDVAEGLPQGKALDLSQCGPVEGFDAKITGTNDYADIDGADVIIVTAGVARKPGMSRDDLLGINLKVMKAVGEGIKAHAPDAFVICITNPLDAMVWALREFSGLPHYKVVGMAGVLDSARFATFLAWEFGVSVKDVNAFVLGGHGDTMVPVTSYTTVSGIPVDDLVKMGKSSKANIDAIVQRTRSGGGEIVGLLKTGSAFYAPATSAIAMAEAYLFDQKRILPSAVYVDGKYGLDGLYVGVPTVIGAGGVEEVIEIALDDEAKANFEISVDAVKELLVACKGIDSSLA; encoded by the coding sequence ATGGCCCGCAAGAAGATCGCCCTCATCGGCGCCGGCAATATCGGCGGCACCCTCGCCCATCTGGCGGCGAAGAAGGAGCTGGGCGACATCGTCCTGTTCGACGTCGCTGAAGGCCTGCCCCAGGGCAAGGCGCTCGATCTCAGCCAGTGCGGCCCGGTCGAAGGCTTCGATGCGAAGATCACCGGCACCAACGACTATGCCGATATCGACGGCGCCGATGTGATCATCGTCACCGCCGGCGTCGCCCGCAAGCCGGGGATGAGCCGCGACGATCTGCTCGGGATCAACCTCAAGGTGATGAAGGCGGTCGGCGAAGGGATCAAGGCCCACGCCCCCGACGCCTTCGTGATCTGCATCACCAACCCGCTCGACGCGATGGTATGGGCGCTGCGCGAATTCTCAGGCCTGCCGCACTACAAGGTGGTCGGCATGGCCGGCGTGCTCGACAGCGCGCGCTTCGCGACCTTCCTTGCATGGGAATTCGGCGTCTCGGTCAAGGACGTGAACGCCTTCGTGCTCGGCGGCCACGGCGACACGATGGTCCCGGTCACCAGCTACACCACCGTCTCGGGCATCCCGGTCGACGATCTGGTCAAAATGGGCAAGTCCTCCAAGGCGAACATCGACGCGATCGTCCAGCGCACCCGTTCGGGCGGCGGCGAGATCGTCGGCCTGCTCAAGACCGGCTCGGCCTTCTACGCCCCGGCCACCAGCGCGATCGCGATGGCCGAAGCCTATCTGTTCGACCAGAAGCGCATCCTGCCCAGCGCGGTCTATGTCGACGGCAAATACGGCCTCGACGGCCTCTATGTCGGCGTCCCGACCGTGATCGGCGCGGGCGGCGTCGAGGAAGTGATCGAGATCGCGCTCGACGACGAAGCCAAGGCGAACTTCGAGATCAGCGTCGATGCGGTCAAGGAACTGCTGGTCGCCTGCAAGGGCATCGATAGCAGCCTTGCGTAA
- the sucD gene encoding succinate--CoA ligase subunit alpha, protein MSILVNKNTKVITQGMTGATGTFHTEQALAYGTQMVAGVTPGKGGSEHIGLPVYDTVAEAKHATGATASVIYVPPPFAADSILEAIDAQIELIVAITEGVPVLDMVRVKRALSGSKSRLIGPNCPGVLTPNECKIGIMPGSIFKAGSVGVVSRSGTLTYEAVHQTTAVGLGQTTAVGIGGDPVNGTNFIDVLELFMADEATKSIIMIGEIGGNAEEDAAQFIADEAKRGRRKPMVGFIAGRTAPPGRRMGHAGAIVSGGQGGADDKIAAMEAAGIRVAASPSELGTTLDALLKELA, encoded by the coding sequence ATGAGCATCCTCGTAAACAAGAACACCAAGGTCATCACCCAGGGGATGACCGGCGCCACCGGCACGTTCCATACGGAACAGGCGCTCGCTTACGGCACGCAGATGGTCGCGGGCGTGACCCCCGGCAAGGGCGGCAGCGAGCATATCGGTCTGCCGGTCTATGACACGGTCGCCGAAGCCAAGCACGCCACCGGCGCGACCGCCAGCGTGATCTACGTTCCGCCGCCGTTCGCCGCGGATTCGATCCTCGAAGCGATCGATGCGCAGATCGAGCTGATCGTCGCGATCACCGAAGGCGTTCCGGTGCTCGACATGGTCCGGGTGAAGCGCGCGCTGTCGGGCTCCAAGTCGCGCCTGATCGGGCCCAACTGCCCCGGCGTGCTGACCCCGAACGAATGCAAGATCGGGATCATGCCCGGCAGCATCTTCAAGGCCGGCTCGGTCGGCGTTGTAAGCCGCTCGGGCACGCTTACCTATGAAGCCGTGCATCAGACCACCGCAGTCGGGCTCGGCCAGACCACCGCCGTCGGGATCGGCGGCGATCCCGTGAACGGGACCAATTTCATCGACGTGCTCGAATTGTTTATGGCGGACGAGGCGACCAAGTCGATCATCATGATCGGCGAGATCGGCGGCAATGCCGAGGAAGACGCCGCGCAGTTTATCGCCGACGAGGCGAAGCGCGGGCGCCGCAAGCCGATGGTCGGCTTCATCGCCGGCCGCACCGCCCCTCCGGGCCGCCGCATGGGCCACGCCGGGGCGATCGTCTCGGGCGGCCAGGGCGGCGCGGACGACAAGATCGCCGCAATGGAAGCCGCCGGCATCCGCGTCGCAGCATCGCCGAGCGAGCTGGGCACGACGCTGGACGCGCTGCTGAAAGAGCTGGCGTGA
- a CDS encoding cell wall hydrolase, with product MTQATALPDPPRPAAPRPVLRARRPRWSWSRAGSKQLGARLVALALAVAVPAFAAPGQWRPFELFGGAAAGAVKPMGFETPGESFPGSAFYYLADEPYLPPAGGSIAGAGSAGSFADSTADDTLGGPAAHPLFVGGNPADRARALQCMTMAIYYEAATESDAGQRAVAQVVLNRVAHPAFPNTVCGVVFQGSERATGCQFSFTCDGSLARAPARKFWDRAQQVAAAALSGAVYAPVGLATHYHTIYIHPYWADSLTNITTIGAHTFYRWRGAAGLLAAFSDRYAGGEPPAAPRAPSAGPDPAGALDPIQLARTYEQSLAAARAAALPVAAGSHAAGPALPPPVYSAEIQQRGGEELYKGDRLPGAGELTGAHAQSGQWIAHP from the coding sequence TTGACCCAAGCGACCGCCCTGCCCGACCCACCGCGCCCCGCCGCGCCGCGCCCGGTGCTGCGCGCGCGCAGGCCGCGGTGGTCGTGGTCGCGAGCCGGGTCGAAGCAGCTCGGCGCGCGGCTGGTCGCGCTGGCGCTGGCGGTGGCGGTGCCGGCCTTCGCCGCGCCGGGCCAGTGGCGGCCGTTCGAGCTGTTCGGCGGCGCCGCAGCCGGCGCGGTCAAGCCGATGGGCTTCGAAACCCCTGGCGAAAGCTTTCCCGGATCGGCCTTCTATTACCTCGCCGACGAACCCTACCTCCCGCCCGCCGGCGGTTCGATCGCGGGCGCCGGCAGCGCGGGCTCTTTCGCCGACAGCACGGCCGACGACACGCTGGGCGGCCCGGCGGCGCATCCGCTGTTCGTCGGCGGCAACCCGGCCGACCGGGCGCGCGCGCTGCAGTGCATGACGATGGCGATCTATTACGAGGCGGCGACCGAATCCGACGCGGGTCAGCGCGCGGTGGCGCAGGTGGTGCTCAACCGGGTCGCCCATCCGGCCTTTCCGAACACGGTCTGCGGCGTGGTGTTCCAGGGCTCCGAACGCGCGACCGGCTGCCAGTTCAGCTTCACCTGCGACGGTTCGCTCGCCCGTGCGCCGGCGCGCAAGTTCTGGGACCGGGCGCAGCAGGTCGCGGCGGCGGCGCTGTCAGGCGCGGTCTATGCCCCGGTCGGGCTCGCGACCCATTACCACACAATCTATATCCATCCCTATTGGGCGGACAGCCTGACCAACATCACCACCATCGGCGCGCATACCTTCTATCGCTGGCGCGGCGCGGCCGGGCTGCTGGCCGCCTTCAGCGACCGCTATGCCGGGGGCGAGCCGCCCGCGGCCCCGCGCGCGCCGAGTGCCGGTCCCGATCCCGCCGGCGCGCTCGATCCGATCCAGCTCGCGCGGACCTACGAGCAGTCGCTCGCCGCCGCGCGGGCCGCGGCTCTGCCCGTGGCGGCCGGATCCCATGCGGCGGGACCCGCGTTGCCGCCGCCGGTCTATTCGGCCGAGATCCAGCAGCGCGGGGGCGAGGAACTCTACAAGGGCGACCGCCTGCCCGGTGCCGGCGAACTCACCGGCGCGCATGCCCAAAGCGGCCAGTGGATCGCGCATCCCTGA
- a CDS encoding EAL domain-containing protein yields the protein MAGDALDDRVRRKLVTSLYSQPASLALGALCGVGSAWVVAYYSHSIFIVSLAVLLTGVALLRVFTATRLGPESDIRDIKRLEMVYELGAFSYAFLVGLIAAASIELKIDPHAQLLMVSFAIAYGTGISARNAGRPIIAIGQLCLSLIPVVVASALTGEFVMMVLAVTSFLLLPAMVSITFNVFDVLRESIAAAETSQRMADKMRDLARTDVVTGLSNRAGLNHEMVEKLMTMHDDQKLALFWLDLDKFKEVNDTLGHPVGDRVLSEVARRLRETAPDGATVARFGGDEFIVVSEVASRGECEKLAGSLLEEISRPYRIDGERLEIFTSMGIALMPDDGADLDTVMQSADLALYHAKVNGRNQTSFFDASMTRDLMRRKEIEAELRAALQRDELSIFFQPIVDLETGRIRAFEALVRWFHPEKGELRPDEFIPVAEETGVIITLGNWITAQAAKACAGWPEDVTIAVNLSPVQIKAPGSALGILNALKEAGLHPSRLELEVTESLFLDDNQNTSRFIEKLAEAGVRFALDDFGTGYSSLGYINKYPFKKIKVDRSFVSGPDVGRKSDAIIRAVAEMGSRLEMDIVAEGLETIEQVRAVREAGCTLGQGYYFSRAVPDYLAATLLAQERAKDPPIRLAAG from the coding sequence ATGGCCGGCGATGCGCTGGACGATCGCGTACGCCGCAAGCTCGTAACGTCGCTATATTCGCAGCCGGCGAGCCTTGCGCTCGGCGCGCTGTGCGGGGTCGGCTCGGCCTGGGTGGTCGCCTATTATTCGCACAGCATCTTCATCGTCTCGCTGGCGGTGCTGCTGACCGGGGTCGCGCTGCTGCGCGTGTTCACCGCCACCCGCCTCGGGCCCGAAAGCGATATCCGCGACATCAAGCGGCTTGAGATGGTCTATGAGCTCGGCGCGTTCTCCTACGCCTTCCTCGTCGGACTGATCGCCGCGGCCAGCATCGAACTCAAGATCGACCCGCACGCCCAGTTGCTGATGGTCAGCTTCGCGATCGCCTATGGCACCGGCATTTCCGCGCGCAACGCCGGCCGCCCGATCATCGCGATCGGCCAGCTGTGCCTGTCGCTGATCCCGGTGGTCGTCGCCAGCGCGCTGACCGGCGAATTCGTGATGATGGTGCTCGCGGTCACCTCGTTCCTGCTGCTGCCGGCGATGGTCTCGATCACCTTCAACGTGTTCGACGTGCTGCGCGAATCCATCGCCGCGGCCGAGACCAGCCAGCGCATGGCCGACAAGATGCGCGATCTCGCGCGGACCGACGTCGTCACCGGCCTCAGCAACCGCGCCGGCCTCAACCACGAGATGGTCGAGAAGCTGATGACGATGCACGACGACCAGAAGCTCGCGCTGTTCTGGCTCGATCTCGACAAGTTCAAGGAAGTGAACGACACGCTCGGCCATCCGGTCGGCGACCGGGTGCTGTCCGAAGTCGCCCGCCGCCTGCGCGAAACCGCACCCGACGGAGCGACCGTGGCGCGCTTCGGCGGCGACGAATTCATCGTCGTGTCCGAAGTCGCCAGCCGCGGCGAATGCGAGAAGCTCGCCGGCAGCCTGCTCGAGGAAATCTCGCGCCCCTACCGGATCGACGGCGAGCGGCTGGAAATCTTCACCTCGATGGGCATCGCGCTGATGCCCGACGACGGCGCCGATCTCGACACGGTGATGCAGAGCGCGGACCTCGCGCTGTATCACGCGAAGGTCAACGGCCGGAACCAGACCAGCTTCTTCGACGCGTCGATGACCCGCGACCTGATGCGGCGCAAGGAAATCGAGGCCGAGCTGCGCGCGGCGCTGCAGCGCGACGAACTGTCGATCTTCTTCCAGCCGATCGTCGACCTCGAAACCGGGCGGATCCGCGCATTCGAGGCGCTGGTGCGCTGGTTCCACCCGGAAAAGGGCGAATTGCGCCCCGACGAATTCATCCCGGTGGCCGAGGAAACCGGCGTGATCATCACGCTCGGCAACTGGATCACCGCCCAGGCGGCCAAGGCCTGTGCCGGCTGGCCCGAAGACGTGACCATCGCGGTCAACCTCTCGCCGGTCCAGATCAAGGCGCCGGGCTCCGCGCTCGGCATCCTCAACGCGCTCAAGGAAGCCGGGCTGCACCCGTCGCGGCTCGAACTCGAAGTGACCGAGAGCCTGTTCCTCGACGACAACCAGAACACCTCGCGCTTCATCGAGAAGCTCGCCGAAGCCGGGGTGCGCTTCGCGCTCGACGATTTCGGCACCGGCTATTCCTCGCTCGGCTACATCAACAAATACCCGTTCAAGAAGATCAAGGTCGACCGCAGCTTCGTTTCCGGCCCCGACGTCGGCCGCAAGAGCGACGCGATCATCCGCGCGGTCGCCGAAATGGGCAGCCGCCTCGAAATGGACATCGTCGCCGAAGGCCTCGAAACGATCGAACAGGTCCGCGCGGTGCGCGAGGCCGGCTGTACGCTGGGCCAGGGCTATTACTTCAGCCGCGCGGTGCCGGATTACCTCGCCGCGACATTGCTCGCGCAGGAACGCGCGAAGGACCCGCCGATCCGGCTGGCGGCGGGGTAA
- a CDS encoding M3 family metallopeptidase, whose amino-acid sequence MKSRFLVTAAPALFGAMLLAGWSASGNAQTVKPASTPEATGPFAQESTLPFHAPDFSKIKDTDYQPAVEQGIAIELGEIEAIADDPAAPTFDNTLVAMQRAGAMLTRAYTPFNQMVAANTNDTLDAADTALSPKIAAMRDAIYLNDKLFQRVKAVYDNRAKLGLTGEDAMLAETTYADFVHAGALLTAAQKEQLKTMNARIAALETEFSQKLTDGTAAKAPVFDSAAELAGLSQAEIDAAAALAAKMGQPGKFALPLINTTQQPQLTRLTNRESRRKLFEASINRSNGGDKYDTTAIVIELAKLRAQQAALLGQPSFAAYAMYDRMVKDPAKAIKFMDDFVPALAATQTREAKMLQDMAKSEGQDIALEPWDWGYYAEKVRKAKYDIDDAAVKPYFGVWKTLEDGVFYAANKFYGITFKRRTDIPTYHPDMRVYTVYDKDGSELGLFEYDPFARPNKQGGAWMGNFVEQSYLLGDRPVIYNSINITPPAAGEPALATADDVTTMFHEFGHALHGFFASQKYPSLSGTNTARDFVEFPSQFNENFAFLPEILNHFAQNAQGETIPPELVAKIEAAKKFNQSLEFGETLEAAMLDMKWHALTPANTPTDAQAFEKQALGEIKLDTRLIPPRYRTPYFRHIWSNGYSAGYYSYIWTEMLAHDAWDWVVTHGGPTRANGEHIRASFLGQGHTKDYGVMYRDFAGRDPGVKAMIEARGLDQK is encoded by the coding sequence ATGAAATCCCGCTTTCTCGTTACCGCCGCGCCGGCACTTTTCGGCGCCATGCTGCTTGCCGGATGGTCCGCGAGCGGCAATGCCCAGACGGTGAAACCCGCCAGCACCCCCGAGGCCACCGGCCCCTTCGCGCAGGAATCGACCCTGCCGTTCCACGCGCCCGACTTCTCGAAGATCAAGGACACCGACTACCAGCCGGCGGTCGAGCAGGGGATCGCGATCGAGCTGGGCGAGATTGAGGCGATCGCGGACGATCCGGCGGCGCCGACGTTCGACAACACGCTGGTCGCGATGCAGCGCGCCGGGGCAATGCTGACCCGCGCCTATACGCCGTTCAACCAGATGGTCGCGGCCAATACCAACGATACGCTGGACGCCGCCGATACCGCGTTGTCGCCCAAGATCGCCGCGATGCGCGATGCGATCTATCTCAACGACAAGCTCTTCCAGCGGGTCAAGGCGGTCTATGACAATCGCGCGAAGCTGGGCCTGACCGGCGAAGACGCAATGCTGGCCGAGACGACCTACGCCGATTTCGTCCATGCCGGCGCGCTGCTGACCGCCGCGCAGAAGGAACAGCTCAAGACGATGAATGCGCGGATCGCCGCGCTCGAAACCGAATTCTCGCAGAAGCTGACCGACGGCACCGCGGCCAAGGCGCCGGTGTTCGACAGCGCCGCCGAACTCGCCGGCCTGTCGCAGGCGGAGATCGACGCGGCGGCCGCGCTTGCGGCCAAGATGGGCCAGCCGGGCAAATTCGCGCTGCCGCTGATCAACACCACCCAGCAGCCGCAGCTGACCCGCCTGACCAACCGCGAGAGCCGCCGCAAATTGTTCGAGGCGAGCATCAACCGCAGCAATGGCGGCGACAAGTACGACACCACCGCGATCGTGATCGAGCTGGCGAAATTGCGGGCGCAGCAGGCCGCGCTGCTCGGCCAGCCGAGCTTCGCCGCCTATGCGATGTACGATCGGATGGTCAAAGACCCGGCCAAGGCGATCAAATTCATGGACGATTTCGTCCCCGCCCTCGCCGCGACCCAGACCCGCGAAGCGAAGATGCTGCAGGACATGGCGAAGTCCGAAGGGCAGGACATCGCGCTCGAACCTTGGGATTGGGGCTATTATGCGGAGAAGGTCCGCAAGGCGAAGTACGACATCGACGATGCGGCGGTGAAGCCCTATTTCGGCGTGTGGAAGACCCTGGAAGACGGCGTGTTCTATGCCGCGAACAAATTCTACGGGATCACCTTCAAGCGCCGCACCGACATCCCGACCTATCATCCGGACATGCGGGTCTACACCGTCTACGACAAGGACGGCAGCGAGCTCGGCCTGTTCGAATACGATCCCTTCGCCCGGCCGAACAAGCAGGGCGGTGCGTGGATGGGCAATTTCGTCGAGCAATCCTATCTGCTCGGCGACAGACCGGTGATCTACAATTCGATCAACATCACCCCGCCCGCCGCCGGCGAGCCCGCGCTGGCGACCGCCGACGACGTGACGACGATGTTCCACGAATTTGGCCATGCGCTGCACGGCTTCTTCGCGAGCCAGAAATACCCGAGCCTGTCGGGCACCAACACCGCGCGCGACTTCGTGGAATTCCCGAGCCAGTTCAACGAGAACTTCGCGTTTCTTCCGGAGATTTTGAACCACTTCGCGCAAAATGCGCAAGGCGAGACAATCCCGCCCGAACTGGTCGCGAAGATCGAGGCGGCGAAGAAGTTCAACCAGAGCCTCGAGTTCGGCGAGACGCTGGAGGCCGCGATGCTCGACATGAAGTGGCACGCCCTCACCCCGGCAAATACGCCGACCGATGCCCAGGCATTCGAGAAGCAGGCCCTCGGCGAGATCAAGCTCGACACCCGGCTGATCCCGCCGCGCTACCGCACGCCCTACTTCCGCCATATCTGGAGCAACGGCTATTCGGCCGGCTATTACTCCTACATCTGGACCGAGATGCTCGCCCACGATGCATGGGACTGGGTGGTCACCCACGGCGGCCCGACCCGCGCCAATGGCGAACATATCCGCGCGAGCTTCCTCGGCCAGGGCCACACCAAGGATTACGGCGTGATGTACCGCGACTTCGCCGGGCGCGATCCCGGGGTGAAGGCGATGATCGAGGCCCGCGGGCTCGACCAGAAATAG
- a CDS encoding surface lipoprotein assembly modifier, with protein sequence MAKLFKATGMIAAMAAGALPFAAQAQDAPQEAAAPAAPQAPAQPAPPQSVEMSAAQLFQYADAARDRGDYPTAEAAYQALAADPDLDLRTEARFRLAMMYMDQMHKPRDAAVLLRRILDDKPDVARVRVELARVQVALGNLGDAARELRAAEAAGLPPEVENQVRFFANALSAQKRFGGGFEIAAAPSSNVNRATKSDTLGTIIGDFVLSDDAKAQSGIGLSVKGQTYYRLPAGKTTDVLLRASASGDLYRKSEFDDISGSLQAGPQWQWGRDRLALSAATTWRWYGLEYYSFSYGLTGNWQHPLSPRTQLRIDGSVLEENNVRNDLEDGENYTLALGIDHSFSPRFGGGFQLSGNRDQASDPGYSTTSGGVNAYLYRELGRTTAVANVSYRHLEADERLFLYPERRKDDYASVSLSGTFRALTFHTFAPLLRVGYERNWSTVEIYSFDRFYSEIGIVAAF encoded by the coding sequence GTGGCTAAACTGTTCAAGGCCACGGGGATGATCGCGGCGATGGCCGCCGGCGCGCTGCCGTTCGCGGCGCAGGCGCAGGATGCTCCACAAGAAGCCGCGGCTCCGGCTGCTCCTCAAGCGCCTGCCCAACCCGCCCCGCCGCAATCGGTCGAGATGAGCGCCGCGCAATTGTTCCAATATGCCGACGCCGCGCGTGACCGGGGCGATTACCCGACGGCCGAGGCCGCCTATCAGGCGCTGGCGGCCGATCCGGATCTCGACCTGCGAACCGAAGCCCGCTTCCGGCTGGCGATGATGTACATGGACCAGATGCACAAGCCCCGCGACGCGGCGGTGCTGCTGCGCCGGATCCTCGACGACAAGCCCGATGTGGCGCGGGTGCGGGTGGAGTTGGCGCGGGTGCAGGTCGCGCTCGGGAATTTGGGCGATGCGGCGCGCGAATTGCGCGCGGCCGAAGCGGCCGGCCTGCCGCCCGAGGTCGAGAACCAGGTGCGCTTCTTCGCCAATGCGCTGTCGGCCCAGAAACGCTTCGGCGGCGGGTTCGAAATCGCGGCGGCGCCCAGCAGCAACGTCAACCGCGCGACCAAGTCCGACACGCTCGGCACGATCATCGGCGATTTCGTGCTGAGCGACGACGCCAAGGCGCAATCGGGCATCGGGCTCTCGGTCAAGGGCCAGACCTATTACCGGCTGCCCGCCGGCAAGACCACCGACGTGCTGCTGCGTGCCTCGGCCTCGGGCGATCTCTACCGCAAGAGCGAGTTCGACGACATCTCCGGCTCGCTCCAGGCGGGGCCGCAATGGCAATGGGGGAGGGACCGCCTCGCGCTGTCGGCCGCCACCACCTGGCGCTGGTACGGGCTCGAATATTACAGCTTCTCCTATGGCCTGACCGGCAACTGGCAGCACCCGCTGAGCCCGCGCACCCAGCTGCGGATCGACGGTTCGGTGCTGGAGGAGAACAATGTCCGCAACGATCTCGAGGACGGCGAGAACTACACGCTCGCGCTCGGGATCGATCACAGCTTCAGCCCGCGCTTCGGTGGCGGGTTCCAGCTCAGCGGCAACCGCGACCAGGCTTCCGATCCCGGCTATTCGACCACCAGCGGCGGGGTGAACGCCTATCTGTACCGCGAGCTCGGGCGGACCACGGCGGTCGCGAATGTCTCCTATCGCCACCTCGAGGCGGACGAGCGGCTGTTCCTCTATCCCGAACGGCGCAAGGACGATTACGCCTCGGTCAGCCTTTCGGGCACCTTCCGCGCGCTGACCTTCCACACGTTCGCGCCGCTGCTGCGGGTGGGGTACGAACGCAACTGGTCGACCGTCGAGATCTATTCCTTCGATCGCTTCTACAGCGAGATCGGGATCGTCGCGGCTTTCTGA